A genome region from Oenanthe melanoleuca isolate GR-GAL-2019-014 chromosome 2, OMel1.0, whole genome shotgun sequence includes the following:
- the LOC130248837 gene encoding translation initiation factor IF-2-like: MTITRRGWKRRGIVPAPLSRHYRKITARSCWAEVSRFPGARCIVRDAAGTRHGSSELSLLFKTLLSSVENRMKAQGREPESVARRPSSARTSRRRSPCRSRARRGPRPGPAAWRAGPERNGRSTRTPRRAPGTAGPCPPRAHSPRPGSPASPPRRGGRQQRRRGSARLRPRGAAPGAPLGGRGGRGTAAERPPDSEEMGVRGGGARPQPPPPLPAPPSAPIPLPSARRSAVPRPERPRGRRGLRGSLRPGSPGRGSAGASAGQRAHSPAPSPPRRREEEEEEVPRCAFPRCPSPPQPGPGRAGPVAGGLRGTARSGRCPAPFGSAPAAALRSVWGFSRCHQQGDAWRWERRGGGCLRQGVPGAPSPARETLPYRGLKACPE, from the exons ATGACAATAACGAGGAGGGGATGGAAGAGGCGCGGGATAGTGCCTGCACCCCTCTCTCGGCACTATCGGAAAATTACAGCACGAAGCTGCTGGGCAGAAGTATCTCGCTTTCCCGGTGCCCGCTGCATCGTGCGGGACGCTGCAGGCACTCGGCACGGGAGCTCGGAACTTTCCCTGCTCTTCAAAActctgctgagctcagtggAAAACCGAATGAAAGCCCAGGGGCGTGAGCCGGAGAGCGTCGCTCGGCGTCCTTCCTCGGCAAGAACGAGCCGGAGGCGCTCCCCGTGCAGGAGCCGAGCCCGCCGGggcccccggcccggcccggccgcgtGGCGGGCGGGGCCCGAGCGGAACGGCCGCAGCACACGGACACCTCGCAGGGCTCCGGGCACGGCCGGCCCCTGTCCGCCCCGGGCTCACTCACCTCGGCCCGGCAGCCCGGCCTCTCCTCCGCGCCGCGGggggcggcagcagcggcggcgcggctcggctcggctccgTCCGCGGGGGGCAGCGCCCGGAGCGCCGCTCGGAGGGCGAGGCGGCCGCGGGACAGCAGCGGAGCGCCCGCCGGACTCTGAGGAGATGGGAGTGAGAGGCGGGGGAGCCCGGCCGCAGCCTCCACCTCCGCTGCCGGCCCCGCCTTCCGCGCCCATCCCGCTCCCCTCCGCCCGGCGCAGCGCCGTGCCCCGTCCCGAGCGGCCTCGGGGGCGGCGCGGCCTCAGGGGCTCCCTCCGGCCTGGGAGCCCCGGCCGCGGGTCTGCTGGGGCCTCGGCCGGACAAAGGGCGCATTCACCtgctccctccccgccccgccgcagggaggaggaggaggaggaggtgccGAGGTGCGCTTTCCCCCGGTGCCCCTCGCCTCCAcagccggggccgggccgggccgggcctgTGGCGGGCGGGCTGCGGGGCACGGCGCGCTCGGGCCGCTGCCCGGCGCCCTTCGGCTCCgcgcctgctgctgctctgcg GTCGGTGTGGGGTTTTTCCCGTTGCCATCAGCAGGGTGACGCCTGGCGGTGGGAGCGCAGGGGAGGAGGCTGCCTGAGACAAGGTGTGCCGggcgctcccagcccggctAGGGAGACTTTGCCGTACAGGGGGCTAAAAGCATGTCCCGAGTGA